The DNA window CAACACCGCAACAACCGGTGAAATCACAGCAACCGATCTCGATTTTTCGGATCAATACCAATACACAGACCTTTACGAAATGACCGCAGAAATCGCCCAAGGATCGAGTGGTGGGCCGCTCATCGCAGCAGATACAGGAGAAATTCTTGGCATCAACTCGATTATTCTCGAAGAAAAACCAGGATCTGGCTACAGCATTCCGCTCTATACAGTCTGGGATCAACTAAGCGAATGGATCGAAAACCCACTGGTTACCGAAGAACAGGAAATCGTCTTGCAAGATGTTAAAGATGCTTATTTTGCTGAAGATTTGCTGGAAAGTTTTATATCCGCCTACTACGAATTACTGCCTTATTCATTAAACGACGCTGACTCGGCTTATTACTTGTCCTACGTGTTGCCAGGCAGTCAAGCGGAGCAGGAAGCGTCCCGTTTGATTGGAGAGTATAGCGGGAAAAATCGCATGTACGATACGGTTCAACCGACAATTACGCGTATTGAGATTAACGAAGAAAGTGCAGTAGTCACTGCTGAAGCAGAGTTTACTTACTACGAAGAAACTGGCGACAAATCAACAACTGTGTCACACGCAGGTGTTTATACGGTGGTGATTGATGAGTACGGAGATTATCAAATTACGGATATTGTGAATAAATGACGAGCAGGCTCTTGAAGGGGTCTGTTTTTTCATAGGTTCTATACACCGCTTCGGTCGCTTTGGGCATGGCTCTCACACTAAGCCGAGAAAAGCACTCGTCTTAGTGCTTCGCCTAGCCCGCGACGCGCCTCAGCTAGGGAGTGGTGGATGCATAAATGCACCTATTTTTATGTGGAGTAGATGGGTGTAAGGTTCTGGAGTCGCTTGGCCGCGGTGGTGCACGCGCCTTCGCTAAGTAAGATTGAACTGGGATAATAAGTTTTTTTAGGGTTCTATACACCGCTTCGAGCGCTTGGGGCATGGCTCCCGCACCAAGCCGAGAAAAGCACTCGTCTTAGTGCTTCGCCTAGCCCTTGGCGCGCCTCGGCTGGTGTTGGGGGAGACTCAGCGGACATACTTTGTTTGGGTGTGGGAGTGGGGGTGAAGTTCTGGAGTCGCTTGGCGGCGGAAGTGCACGCGCCGTCGCTTTTATTGTGAGACTGGTTTCATGTTCACTAGGGGCTAGACACAAATGTTCTGCAATTTGTGTCTAGCCCGTTGTCGTCCCTGGGTCGGACTCAAATGTTCCTTAATTTGTGGCCGACCCAAGGACGTGCTCCCAAGCCAAGGTTCTGCACAACACTTTCAAAAAAGAGTGCATGTAGTTTTTGTGGGGTTCTGGAAGTCGCCTTCGAGCGCTTGGGGCATGGCTCTCGCACTAAGCCGAGAAAAGCACTCGTCTTAGTGCTTCGCCTAGCCCTTGGCGCGCCTCGGCTGGTGTTGGGGGAGACTCAGCGGACATACTTTGTTTGGGTGTGGGAGTGGGGGTGAAGTTCTGGAGTCGCTTGGCGGCGGAAGTGCACGCGCCGTCGCTTTTAGGGTGATGATTGCCTGGGGCTAGACACAAATGTTCTGCACAACACTTTCAAAAAAGAGTGCATGTAGTTTTTGTGGGGTTCTGGAAGTCGCCTTCGAGCGCTTGGGGCATGGCTCTCGCACTAAGCCGAGAAAAGCACTCGTCTTAGTGCTTCGCCTAGCCCGCGACGCGCCTCAGCTGGGTGTTGGGGGAGACTCAGCACAAATACTTTGTTTGGGTATGGGAGTGGGGGTGAAGTTCTGGAGTCGCTTGGCGGCGGAAGTGCACGCGCCGTCGCTTTTAGGGTGATGATTGCCTGGGGCTAGACACAAATGTTCTGCAATTTGTGTCTAGCCCGTTGTCGTCCCTGGGTCGGACTCAAATGTTCCTTAATTTGTGGCCGACCCAGGGACGTGCTCCCAAGCCAAGGTTCTGCACAACACTTTCAAAAAAGAATGCTTGTAGTTTTTGTGGGGTTCTGGAAGTCGCCTTCGAGCGCTTTGGGTAGAGCAAAGATGATTGCTCCTGCGCAAGCTCGTCGCAAATGAGGTCCCAGGAACACCTGGTCCCTCATTGGCTCCCGCACCAAGCCGAGAAGAGCACTCGTCTTCGTGCTTCGCCTAGCCCTTGGCGCGCCTCAGTTGGTGTTGGGGGAGACTCAGCGAACTTACTTTTTTGGGTGTGGGGTTCTGGAATCGCTTGGCCGCGGAAGTGCACGCGCTGTCGCTAGAGGTGAAGGAAGAGTTGAAGAGGTAAATTTCCACATAAAAAAAGAGGACCAGCAAAGGCCTGCTATCAGCAGACGTTCGGGTCACTCTTTTGAGTATCTGATTGGATTAGAAACGTTTGAAGCTGTGGAATTTTTTGCCCCAGTAAGGATCGTTCATGCTTTTGACTTCTGATTTTGCTCCGCCTGCATGGACGAACTTGTTGTTACCGATGTAAATCCCGACGTGTGAGATTCCAGCGCGGTACG is part of the Planococcus kocurii genome and encodes:
- a CDS encoding S1C family serine protease, giving the protein MNQLSSYKKIRPVLLFFVVVMSACQAPKEDTRPVPEETEMVEQSQATMIAHAKTHVYTLYTDLEQGSGFLINNKGDILTNAHVVLDASYITVKNSDGQEFNGNVIGISETEDLAIVRVAELAGKEPLAIKMEPVEIGTPVVAIGSPNDQSNTATTGEITATDLDFSDQYQYTDLYEMTAEIAQGSSGGPLIAADTGEILGINSIILEEKPGSGYSIPLYTVWDQLSEWIENPLVTEEQEIVLQDVKDAYFAEDLLESFISAYYELLPYSLNDADSAYYLSYVLPGSQAEQEASRLIGEYSGKNRMYDTVQPTITRIEINEESAVVTAEAEFTYYEETGDKSTTVSHAGVYTVVIDEYGDYQITDIVNK